The Chlorocebus sabaeus isolate Y175 chromosome 20, mChlSab1.0.hap1, whole genome shotgun sequence genomic sequence TCTTCCAAGTGCTGATGTGGGTGGCTCTGAAAAGAGCCTTTTGGATGCGATGGAACCTCCGACCAAACACGCACTTCTTAAGCCCGCTCACCACGGATGCGGCGGGCCAGCTGGATGTCCTTGGGCATGATGGTCACGCGCTTGGCGTGGATGGCGCACAGGTTCGTGTCTTCGAACAGCCCCACCAGGTAGGCCTCGCTGGCCTCCTGCAGCGCCATCACGGCAGAACTCTGGAAGCGCAGGTCCGTCTTAAAGTCCTGCGCGATCTCGCGTACCAGCCGCTGGAAGGGCAGCTTGCGGATCAGCAGCTCCGTGGACTTCTGGTAGCGCCGGATCTCCCGCAGGGCCACGGTGCCGGGCCGGTAGCGGTGCGGCTTCTTCACCCCGCCCGTGGCCGGCGCGCTCTTGCGGGCCGCCTTGGTGGCCAGCTGCTTCCTCGGGGCCTTGCCGCCGGTCGACTTGCGGGCAGTCTGCTTAGTACGGGCCATAGCGAACCAACACACAAGCTTACCAGCGCAGCGGCGGGGAGAGAAACGAGCTGCTGGCCCCGCGGCAGCCGTCTTTATAAGCACAGTCTTTTCCCGATTGGGCGGAACAAGAATTGAAAATCCCGCGCTGGCTGTCCATTGGCTGTGACGTCACCCGTCCTAAAGTCACCGGTTGGCTTGGGCAGAGTCCTCCCTAATCCCGCCCACCCGCCTCACTTTCTACTTTCCAGTTGGCCAAGTTTTGCAAGCTtgtttttccccctttcctttaGGGTGAAAGTCGTTTTCCGTGGCAGTTTTGTCAGATTGTTCCCTGTCCGCCCTTCGCTTCCTTTCTTGTTGCGCCCAGCGGCTCCGGCATGGAACCTCATTCTTCCATTTGCCCCCAGCCTTCAGTTGCTACTTGGCGGGTGGTTTTTCGCCTGTCGGATACCTTTTGGGTGGGAGAGGTGCCCGCCCCCAGATTCCGCCTCCGAGACCCTTACTCTCCGCCGCCAAGGCGCTTtgggaaacaaaacagaaactaagACTTAAGTTAGCTCCGTGAAGCCAAGACCCAGCTCCGCCACACTGGGCGAGCACTACCCCATCGGGGGTGGGGGCAAGGAGCACGTCCCGCTAGTGCTAGGCTAGGTCTAAGTGCCCGGCCATGGCCTGCGGAAACCACTGGGGAAGCGCGCGCTCCGGGCGCAACACTTTAAGCGCCTTGGGTACTGCCCGCGGCGCTGGTGTTTGTAACTGTGTGGAGTGGACCGTGGCGGCGCCCAGGATGTTTGGTGCCTCCACCTGCGCTGGGAAGTCCTAGGAGTGGGGGCCCACTCATCGATGACCCAAGGCAGTTACGTGCTCCAGATGCAAGACggcacacgcgcgcgcacacacacacacacacacccccgtcCCGTCCCGTCCGGTCCGCTGCAGGTTCGCAGTTTACTACTGAGAAACGCTGGACTGAGAGGAGCCGGCATTAGCAACTCTTTTATTTGAAAACGTGAGTGGCTCTGAAAAGAGCCTTTTGAGTTCACAGGTGCCCCTTCGAGACGCGGGCCGGGCTGGGCCCACTTGGGCCGGACGTCAGCCTCacttgccctttgccttgtggtGACTCTCCGTCTTCTTAGGGAGCAGCACGGCCTGGATGTTAGGCAGGACGCCGCCCTGGGCGATGGTGACTTTGCCCAGCAGCTTGTTCAGTTCCTCGTCGTTGCGGATGGCCAGCTGGAGGTGACGAGGGATGATGCGCGTCTTCTTGTTGTCCCGAGCCGCGTTGCCCGCCAGCTCCAGGATCTCGGCGGTCAGGTACTCGAGGACCGCCGCCATGTAGACTGGCGCGCCGGCCCCCACCCGCTCCGCGTAGTTGCCTTTGCGCAGCAAGCGGTGCACTCGCCCTACCGGGAACTGGAGGCCGGCGCGGGACGAGCGCGACTTGGCCTTGGCGCGGGCCTTGCCTCCTTGCTTGCCACGACCAGACATGACAGCGATAGTAGTCACCGAGTGAAACTCCTGCCTGGCGACCGGAAAAGTCACCGAAAACGCCGCAGCTTCACCCTTTTATAGACAGAACGGCGATTGTCCACGGAGCACTTTGATTGGCTCAAGCAAATTTTGTCCCGATAGCCAATAGGATAGCTCAGCCAGAATCCACTCATTTACATAATCTCGTCTCCCTCGCATTGGGCGCCGCGAAAAACTCGCGAACCACAACGCAGCGTCATGCGCACGGCCTCTGTAAGTGCACAGTCGTTTCCGGTAGACCCCGAGACCAAGGTTCTGCCTGCGTTCTCGGGGGTTGAGAGTCGGTGTTGGGTCTGGCCGTGCCTGAACCTGCAAAGTCCGCGCCCGCTCCCAAGAAGGGCTCCAAGAAAGCCGTCACCAAAGCCCCGAAGAAAGACGGCAAGAAGCGCAAGCGCAGCCGCAAGGAGAGCTACTCCATCTGCATGTACAAGGTGCTGAAGCAGGTCCACCCCGACACCGGCATCTCGTCCAAGGCCGTGGGCATCGCGAACTCCTTCGCCAACGACATCTTCGAGCGCATCGCGGGAGAGGCGTCCCGCCTGGCGCACTACAAGCGCTCCACCGTCACGTCCCGCGAGAGCCAGACGGCCCTGCGCCTGCTGCTGCCCGGCGAGCTGGCCCAAGCACGCCTTGTCCGAGGGCACTTGCAAGGCCGTCACCAAGTACACCGGCTCCAAGTGAGTCCCGGCTGCTTGACTCCAAAGTCTCTTTTCTGGGCTGCTTAACCCCTTCGGTGAAACAAACTGTTTTCCCACTGCTTACTGTAAGTTCTACTTAGGGATTTTTTCACAGCACCTATCCCTTTTTCTGCAGCTGATGGGAGAGGAATATAAGATAAAGCCGGAATCTGTAGCTTGGTCGAGAACTACCTGGTAATAACATGGTAATGTGCACATAATTTGCCTTTTCCATAGTCGGTTTGCTACCGGGGCGGTCAGTGTAAATCTGCTCAGgagagtggaagaaaaaaatgttaattgcaTATTGAGCTCGTTAAATTGTGTAGTAATCTGAGAATATTCCTAAACTTTTGTGACCACGCCTCACCATGTAAACTTTCCTTCCGCAGCTGTAGACCTCCATTCTATGGTTGAAGCAATTTTCCGTTTACATAGTCCTCTTGTCTCAATTTGGTATTCCTTTCAGGTACTGTGAGCCTATAGGTATTTATTCCTGGGTTTCAAGACGTTAAATGCTCTCAGAATAGAGTAATGGAAAGGCTGCTGTCATGGATAGTAAAGCTTTTTAGTCAAGTGTTGGTATGTAGACAATTCCCCACTGTGATCGTTGGGTATTTTACCATTATCTGCGCaagaaatgtaatgaaaaaaTTAGGTCTAAGTTTTAAGGCCTTCATTTTTGAGACTGGATACCTTAAACAATAGTTTCCTAAACAGTTAAAACTTATTTTACCCTGAAGCTTTTgagacacacacaaatatatataccctGAAGCTTTTgagacacacacaaatatatacataaatatattttatattccttaAACCCCACATATTTCCACTGATCCAAATCACTGGGGGCGAGAGACAAGCAATCTATGACACAACACCAGGTGATTCTTAAGTTTGGTAACCACTGACTTTTGGTTATGCAGTTGCCATATTCCTTGGTAAGAACGTGTTCACAATTTTCAGTCACTATGCCAGATaattccccctccccacacccccctTTTTTCCGAGAATTGCAGTGCGATATACAAAAGTTTCATTTAATCCTTTATTAAATTaggactttatatatttttattaggattgaaaatacatttcaaaaagatCAAGTGAGAACAGAAGATAAAAGTACCAAGATAAAGGCATATTACAAACTTACTAGAAAATACACATTAAGCATACTGTAGTGTCCTAGTAGccccttttcacttttttctctttatgtacCTACATAAAATTCCAAATAGTATCTTCCAGGATGACACACTTGCTGTGTACCCCAcccaaataaaaacagattttttagtTATTAGGTATTGTGCTAAATGTACCTTATTTtattgccaaaagaaaaaaaaaaagcaagcttttGAAAGCTTCATCCCCAGGaaacattttcttgcttttacaCATACCTTACATGGCTCTACTGAGAGATAAAGCCTAAGCCTGCAAAGTTA encodes the following:
- the H3C15 gene encoding histone H3.2, which gives rise to MARTKQTARKSTGGKAPRKQLATKAARKSAPATGGVKKPHRYRPGTVALREIRRYQKSTELLIRKLPFQRLVREIAQDFKTDLRFQSSAVMALQEASEAYLVGLFEDTNLCAIHAKRVTIMPKDIQLARRIRGERA
- the LOC103247785 gene encoding histone H2A type 2-A; amino-acid sequence: MSGRGKQGGKARAKAKSRSSRAGLQFPVGRVHRLLRKGNYAERVGAGAPVYMAAVLEYLTAEILELAGNAARDNKKTRIIPRHLQLAIRNDEELNKLLGKVTIAQGGVLPNIQAVLLPKKTESHHKAKGK